From Oryza brachyantha chromosome 9, ObraRS2, whole genome shotgun sequence, a single genomic window includes:
- the LOC102721675 gene encoding glucomannan 4-beta-mannosyltransferase 1-like, which translates to MMSEVAAGAWQAVRCRVLVPTLQLAVYICVAMSLMLFVERLYMALVVAGLSLLRRRRRHDDDDLEANHRPMVLVQIPMFNEKQVYRLSIGAACGMTWPSDKLMIQVLDDSTDSTIREMVEVECSRWAGKGVSIRYENRRNRSGYKAGAMREGLRKPYARDCEFVAIFDADFQPDADFLLRTVPLLLADPAVALVQARWRFVNADECLLTRIQEMSLDYHFRVEQEVGSACHSFFGFNGTAGVWRLRALEDAGGWKERTTVEDMDLAVRATLRGWRFVYAGHVAVRNELPSTLRAYRYQQHRWSCGPANLFRKMFREVLASGRVSPWKKLHLLYGFFFVRKVVAHLVTFCFYCVVIPACVLAGGDVRLPKYVALYVPAAITLLNAACTPRSWHLLIFWILFENVMSMQRSKATVIGLLEASRANEWVVTEKLGAKTTTTARKKTSGVHVHVAEILLGACLLYCAVYDIAYGRDSFYIYLLLQSAAAFIVGFGYVGTTSSPP; encoded by the exons ATGATgagcgaggtggcggcgggcgCATGGCAGGCGGTGCGGTGCCGGGTGTTGGTGCCCACGCTGCAGCTGGCCGTTTACATCTGCGTCGCCATGTCGCTCATGCTCTTCGTCGAGCGCCTCTACATGGcgctggtcgtcgccggcttgtcgctgctccgccgccgcaggagacacgacgacgacgacctggAAGCCAACCACCGCCCCATGGTCCTCGTGCAGATCCCCATGTTCAACGAGAAACAG GTTTACCGACTTTCGATCGGTGCCGCGTGTGGGATGACATGGCCATCTGATAAGTTGATGATTCAAGTGTTGGATGACTCCACCGACTCAACCATAAGG gagatggtggaggtggagtgCTCGCGGTGGGCGGGCAAGGGCGTGAGCATCCGGTACGAGAACCGGCGCAACCGAAGCGGGTACAAGGCCGGCGCCATGCGCGAGGGCCTGCGTAAGCCCTACGCCCGCGACTGTGAGTTCGTTGCCATCTTCGACGCCGACTTCCAGCCTGACGCCGACTTCCTCCTCCGCACCGTCCCGCTGCTTCTGGCCGACCCGGCGGTGGCGCTTGTGCAGGCCAGGTGGCGCTTCGTCAACGCCGACGAGTGCCTGCTCACGCGCATCCAGGAGATGTCCCTCGACTACCACTTCCGCGTCGAGCAGGAGGTGGGTTCCGCCTGCCACTCCTTCTTTGGCTTCAACGGCACGGCCGGCGTCTGGCGCCTCCGCGCCCTCGAGGACGCTGGCGGCTGGAAGGAGCGCACCACGGTGGAGGACATGGACCTGGCCGTGCGTGCCACCCTGCGGGGCTGGCGCTTCGTCTACGCCGGCCACGTCGCCGTGCGCAACGAGCTGCCCAGCACGCTGCGCGCCTACAGGTACCAGCAGCACCGCTGGTCATGCGGCCCGGCCAACCTGTTCCGCAAGATGTTCCGGGAGGTCCTGGCCAGTGGCCGCGTCTCGCCGTGGAAGAAGCTGCACCTGCTCTACGGCTTCTTCTTCGTCCGCAAGGTGGTGGCGCACCTCGTCACCTTCTGCTTCTACTGCGTGGTCATCCCGGCCTgcgtgctcgccggcggcgacgtgcgCCTGCCCAAGTACGTGGCGCTGTACGTACCCGCGGCCATCACGCTGCTGAACGCCGCCTGCACGCCTCGCTCCTGGCATCTCCTCATATTCTGGATACTCTTCGAGAACGTGATGTCGATGCAGCGGTCCAAGGCCACAGTGATCGGCCTGCTGGAGGCAAGCCGCGCCAACGAGTGGGTAGTCACCGAGAAGCTGGGCGccaagacgacgacgacggctagGAAGAAGACGAGCGGGGTCCATGTCCATGTGGCGGAGATCCTTCTGGGGGCCTGCCTGCTCTACTGCGCCGTCTACGACATCGCCTACGGCCGCGACAGCTTCTACATCTACCTGCTTCTCCAGTCTGCCGCCGCATTCATCGTCGGCTTCGGCTACGTCGGAACGACGTCCTCGCCTCCCTAG
- the LOC107305002 gene encoding putative gamma-glutamylcyclotransferase At3g02910, whose translation MESEEATMVFVYGTLKRGFPNHPLLAGAAASFAGNASTSAPASLVIGPYSVPFLLPSPRIASSGPGSHRVSGELYAVSPHALVDLDTLEGTHLGVYERRRITVLVEGGGGGREVEAEAYLANTSYAEALWLRCGGEAAEIGDYTMDHAARKRKPYATSFCDPKPSLQIPGAIHAH comes from the exons ATGGAGTCGGAGGAGGCGACGATGGTGTTCGTGTACGGCACCCTGAAGCGCGGCTTCCCCAACCACCCTCTTCTTGCTGGCGCTGCGGCCTCGTTCGCTGGCAACGCCTCCACCTCTGCCCCAGCCTCGCTTGTCATCGGCCCCTATTctgtccccttcctcctccccagcCCCAGGATTGCATCATCTGGCCCTGGCAGCCATCGCGTCTCCGGCGAGCTCTACGCCGTCTCCCCCCACGCCCTGGTCGACCTCGACACCCTCGAG GGCACACACCTCGGCGTGTATGAGCGGCGCAGGATCACTGTCCTAgttgagggaggaggaggagggagggaggtggaggcggaggcctaTTTGGCGAACACAAGCTATGCGGAGGCCCTGTGGCTACGCTGCGGTGGCGAGGCGGCTGAGATTGGGGACTATACCATGGACCACGCCGCCAG GAAAAGGAAACCATATGCCACATCCTTCTGTGACCCTAAACCCTCCTTGCAAATACCCG GTGCAATACATGCTCACTAG
- the LOC102712109 gene encoding ABC transporter F family member 1-like: MVSDASKKKAAQKKAAAAAKRGGKASSSSSVKAADDLATISLSKRTCTAVLTSHPLSRDIHIESLSLTFHGHDLLVDTDLELNYGRRYGLLGLNGCGKSCLLKAIGCRELPIPHHMDIYHLTHEIEASDMSALEAVISCDEERLQLEKEAEILAAQDDGGGEALDRVYERLEAIDASTAEKRAAEILFGLGFNKQMQAKKTRDFSGGWRMRIALARALFMNPTILLLDEPTNHLDLEACVWLEETLKKFDRILVVISHSQDFLNGVCTNIIHMQNRKLKLYTGNYDQYVQTRAELEENQMKQYRWEQDQIASMKEYIARFGHGSAKLARQAQSKEKTLAKMERGGLTEKVVRDKVLTFRFTDVGKLPPPVLQFVEVTFGYTPDNLIYKNLDFGVDLDSRVALVGPNGAGKSTLLKLMTGDLIPLDGMVRRHNHLRIAQFHQHLAEKLDLDMSALQYMMKEYPGNEEERMRAAIGKFGLSGKAQVMPMRNLSDGQRSRVIFAWLAWREPHMLLLDEPTNHLDIETIDSLAEALNEWDGGLVLVSHDFRLINQVAQEIWVCEKQAVTRWEGDIMGFKEHLRSKAGLED; encoded by the exons ATGGTGTCCGACGCTAGCAAGAAGAAGGCGGCGCAGAAAaaggctgccgccgccgccaagagAGGGGGCaaggcctcctcctcctcctccgtcaaGGCCGCCGATGACCTCGCCACCATCAGCCTCTCCAAGCGCACCTGCACCGCCGTCCTCACCTCCCATCCCCTCTCCCGCGACATCCAC ATCGAGTCCCTCTCGCTCACATTCCACGGCCATGACCTGCTTGTTGATACCGACCTGGAGCTCAACTACGGGAG GCGATACGGCTTGCTTGGCTTAAACGGCTGTGGAAAATCCTGCCTTCTCAAAGCTATAGGATGCCGGGAGCTTCCTATCCCTCACCATATGGACATCTATCACCTTACCCATGAGATCGAGGCTTCCGACATGTCTGCGCTAGAGGCAGTCATCAGCTGTGACGAAGAAAGGCTCCAGCTCGAGAAGGAAGCTGAAATCTTAGCCGCTCAA GATGATGGTGGTGGCGAAGCTCTGGATCGCGTGTATGAGCGCTTAGAAGCCATTGATGCCTCCACCGCCGAAAAGCGTGCTGCCGAGATTTTGTTTGGCTTGGGTTTTAACAAGCAGATGCAAGCAAAGAAAACCCGCGATTTCTCTGGCGGTTGGCGCATGAGGATTGCTTTGGCTAGGGCACTCTTCATGAATCCAACTATCCTTTTGCTCGACGAGCCTACCAATCATCTAG ATCTTGAGGCCTGTGTCTGGCTGGAAGAAACCTTGAAAAAATTTGACCGTATACTTGTTGTCATATCACACTCCCAGGACTTCTTAAATGGAGTATGTACAAACATCATCCATATGCAGAACAGGAAGCTCAAGCTATACACTGGTAACTATGACCAGTATGTCCAAACACGAGCCGAGCTTGAAGAAAATCAAATGAAGCAGTACAGATGGGAGCAGGACCAGATTGCCTCGATGAAGGAGTACATCGCACGGTTTGGTCATGGATCTGCCAAGCTGGCCCGTCAGGCTCAAAGTAAAGAGAAAACTCTTGCTAAGATGGAGCGTGGGGGGCTCACAGAGAAGGTTGTGAGGGATAAGGTACTGACATTCCGCTTCACTGATGTTGGCAAGCTGCCACCTCCAGTGCTGCAGTTTGTGGAGGTCACATTTGGGTACACACCAGACAACCTCATCTACAAGAACCTTGATTTTGGTGTTGACCTTGACTCAAGGGTGGCACTGGTTGGTCCTAACGGAGCTGGGAAGAGCACACTGCTTAAGCTCATGACAGGTGATCTCATACCACTGGATGGCATGGTGAGGCGGCACAACCATCTCAGGATTGCACAATTCCACCAGCACCTAGCAGAGAAGCTGGACCTGGACATGTCAGCTCTGCAGTACATGATGAAGGAATACCCAGGGAatgaggaggagaggatgagGGCAGCGATCGGCAAATTTGGGTTGTCAGGGAAGGCACAGGTGATGCCGATGAGGAACCTGTCAGACGGGCAGAGGAGCCGGGTAATATTCGCGTGGCTGGCGTGGAGAGAACCGCACATGCTGTTGCTGGATGAGCCAACGAACCATCTGGACATTGAGACAATCGACTCTCTGGCAGAGGCGCTGAATGAGTGGGATGGAGGGCTGGTGCTGGTGAGCCATGACTTTAGGCTGATCAACCAGGTGGCACAGGAGATCTGGGTGTGCGAAAAGCAGGCAGTGACCAGGTGGGAAGGTGACATTATGGGGTTCAAGGAGCACCTGAGGAGCAAGGCCGGACTGGAGGATTGA
- the LOC102721957 gene encoding probable serine/threonine-protein kinase PBL23 — MGIFCCFQSDDRGGDVGPAPAVAPSSSSSNKEKSSNANAAGAGASTSERSHGGGSSRSNNNNLVDLVNEIVAESVTYRHKRVADEILKIGKGKVTARAFSYAELSEATGGFRPESLLGEGGFGPVYRGRLKGKGGSVTEAAVKQLDRNGMQGTREFLVEVLMLSLLEHPNLVTLLGYCTDADHRILVYEYMPRGSLEDHLLDLPPGSASLDWTTRMRVAQGAARGLEHLHDAARPPVIYRDFKASNILLDRSFQARLSDFGLAKVGPVGDKTHVSTRVMGTYGYCAPEYALTGKLTTCSDVYSFGVVFLEIITGRRAIDMGRPADEQNLVQWAAPRFKDKKRFAEMADPLLRGAYPTKGLYQALAIAAMCLQEDATMRPAISDVVTALEYLTVAGASSEGAPRPQKLLQQPQEDDDDDDDDRP; from the exons atgggcATCTTCTGCTGCTTCCAGTCGGACGACAGAGGCGGGGACGTCGGCCCAGCACCGGCCGTAGCGCCTTcctccagcagcagcaacaaggAGAAGAGTAGTAATGCTAATGCAGCAGGAGCAGGTGCGTCGACGTCGGAGCGgagccacggcggcgggagcagcaggtccaacaacaacaacctcGTGGACCTCGTCAACGAGATCGTGGCAGAGTCAG TCACTTACCGGCACAAGCGCGTGGCCGACGAGATCCTCAAGATCGGCAAGGGCAAGGTGACGGCTCGGGCCTTCAGCTACGCCGAGTTGTCGGAGGCCACCGGCGGATTCCGGCCGGAGTCGCTGCTGGGCGAGGGCGGCTTCGGGCCGGTGTACAGGGGGCGTCTCAAGGGGAAGGGAGGCAGCgtgacggaggcggcggtgaagcAGCTGGACCGGAACGGCATGCAGGGCACCCGCGAGTTCCTGGTGGAGGTGCTTATGCTCAGCCTTCTGGAGCACCCCAACCTGGTGACGCTGCTCGGCTACTGCACCGACGCCGACCACCGCATCCTCGTCTACGAGTACATGCCGCGCGGCTCCCTCGAGGACCACCTGCTGGACCTCCCGCCGGGCTCCGCCTCCCTGGACTGGACCACGCGGATGCGCGTCGCCCAGGGCGCCGCCCGTGGCCTCGAGCACCTGCACGACGCGGCGCGTCCCCCGGTGATCTACCGCGACTTCAAGGCCTCCAACATCCTGCTGGACCGCTCCTTCCAGGCTCGCCTCTCTGACTTCGGCCTCGCCAAGGTCGGCCCCGTCGGCGACAAGACCCACGTGTCCACCCGCGTCATGGGCACCTACGGCTACTGCGCCCCGGAGTACGCGCTCACCGGCAAGCTCACCACCTGCTCCGATGTCTACAGCTTCGGCGTGGTGTTCTTGGAGATCATCACCGGCCGCCGTGCCATCGACATGGGGCGGCCGGCGGACGAGCAGAACCTGGTCCAGTGGGCCGCCCCGCGGTTCAAGGACAAGAAGCGGTTCGCTGAGATGGCCGACCCGCTGCTCCGCGGCGCCTACCCAACCAAGGGCCTCTACCAGGCGTTGGCCATCGCGGCCATGTGCCTCCAGGAGGACGCCACCATGCGTCCCGCCATCAGCGACGTGGTCACGGCGCTCGAGTACCTCACCGTGGCCGGTGCCTCCTCCGAGGGGGCCCCTCGTCCCCAgaagctgctgcagcagccacaggaggatgacgacgacgacgacgacgaccgtcCTTAA